One window of Chloracidobacterium sp. genomic DNA carries:
- a CDS encoding arsenate reductase ArsC gives MVKHIAFICVENSCRSQLAEALARIHNPGGFEVHSAGSHPSGKVNEKAVAAMAELGYDLTRHTSKSLEELPDVAFAAVITMGCGDACPHLRGDIQEDWGIPDPKHLPQDEFNRVRDEIEEKVKSLFNRLIS, from the coding sequence ATGGTAAAACATATCGCCTTTATCTGTGTTGAGAACTCGTGTCGCAGTCAGTTGGCGGAAGCCTTGGCGCGAATACACAATCCGGGCGGCTTTGAAGTTCACAGCGCCGGATCGCATCCGTCCGGCAAGGTGAATGAGAAGGCCGTCGCAGCCATGGCTGAACTTGGGTATGACCTGACCCGACATACCTCAAAGTCGCTTGAAGAACTGCCGGATGTTGCATTCGCCGCCGTCATTACCATGGGATGCGGCGACGCCTGCCCTCACCTGCGTGGCGACATTCAGGAAGATTGGGGCATTCCTGACCCGAAGCACCTGCCGCAAGACGAATTCAACCGTGTTCGGGATGAGATTGAGGAGAAGGTAAAGTCTCTTTTCAACCGACTTATATCTTGA
- the ruvX gene encoding Holliday junction resolvase RuvX — protein MSSETESSLFTGLSENDEKALAPPPSQRTLAVDWGRKRTGLAVCDELGLTVRPLAVWPTGSRKSLVARTAALIAEERIVRCVVGLSYRLDGSPNQATPHILAFVEALRRATPVEVVTWNERLTSVAAEDWLREQGIPRRRWVERQDAVAAAILLQDFLASRTAAPLFAHER, from the coding sequence GTGTCATCTGAAACTGAATCCTCTCTGTTCACTGGCCTGTCTGAGAACGATGAGAAGGCCCTTGCCCCGCCGCCGTCACAACGGACACTGGCGGTTGACTGGGGCAGGAAACGTACTGGCTTGGCCGTTTGTGATGAGTTGGGATTGACCGTACGCCCACTGGCGGTATGGCCGACCGGCTCGCGCAAGTCCCTTGTGGCGCGGACGGCGGCGCTCATCGCCGAAGAGCGGATTGTGCGCTGTGTGGTTGGGTTGTCCTACCGGTTAGACGGCTCGCCCAATCAGGCGACGCCGCACATTTTGGCCTTTGTTGAGGCGTTGCGCCGTGCGACGCCGGTGGAAGTCGTCACTTGGAACGAGCGATTAACTTCGGTGGCCGCTGAAGATTGGCTGCGCGAGCAAGGCATTCCGCGCCGGCGGTGGGTGGAACGGCAGGATGCGGTTGCAGCGGCCATTTTGCTTCAGGATTTTCTGGCAAGTCGGACAGCTGCGCCGCTGTTCGCCCATGAGCGTTGA
- a CDS encoding TraR/DksA family transcriptional regulator, whose protein sequence is MDADFLAQQKEKLLAKRRELRAALNLTTHEEDAGEEVKDPLDAAVAYANRELVARQSDQYRQLLQDVEDALERIADGTYGICQGSGEEIPRKRLEAIPWARYTAAYQEKIERGLASE, encoded by the coding sequence ATGGATGCTGATTTCTTAGCCCAACAAAAAGAAAAACTTTTGGCCAAGCGCCGTGAGTTGCGCGCGGCGCTCAACCTGACAACCCACGAGGAGGACGCCGGTGAAGAAGTCAAGGACCCGCTGGACGCCGCCGTAGCCTACGCCAATCGGGAATTGGTTGCGCGCCAATCCGATCAATACCGACAACTGCTTCAAGACGTTGAAGACGCCCTTGAACGCATCGCCGACGGCACGTATGGCATCTGCCAAGGCTCCGGCGAGGAAATCCCGCGCAAGCGGCTGGAAGCAATACCGTGGGCGCGTTACACGGCCGCCTATCAGGAAAAAATTGAGCGCGGCCTTGCCAGCGAATAG
- a CDS encoding YggS family pyridoxal phosphate-dependent enzyme, giving the protein MPSIADNVAAVRERIAAASARAGRAPEQITLIAVSKTQPVTAIQAAADCGILDIGENRVQEALTKIPYSPPTLRWHLIGHLQSNKAKPAVEHFHLIHTVDSIPLAQRLDRLARERGRIQPVLLQVKLGDEPTKSGLAPADLPMVYATVRELPNLRIRGLMTIPPFRPNPEDVRPYFRQLRALRDELRDRFPDDALSELSMGMSHDFEVAIEEGATLIRVGTAIFGAR; this is encoded by the coding sequence ATGCCGTCCATTGCCGACAACGTAGCGGCGGTTCGGGAGCGCATCGCGGCGGCGAGCGCGCGCGCCGGCCGCGCGCCGGAGCAGATTACGCTCATCGCCGTCTCAAAAACCCAACCGGTGACAGCGATTCAGGCGGCGGCGGATTGCGGCATCCTAGACATTGGCGAAAATCGCGTCCAAGAGGCCCTCACAAAAATTCCCTACAGTCCGCCGACGCTGCGGTGGCACTTAATCGGTCATCTGCAAAGCAACAAGGCCAAGCCGGCGGTTGAACACTTCCACCTAATTCACACGGTGGACTCAATCCCGTTGGCGCAGCGGCTCGACCGACTAGCGCGTGAACGTGGGCGGATTCAGCCTGTCTTGCTTCAGGTCAAACTGGGCGACGAACCGACCAAATCCGGCCTTGCCCCCGCCGACTTGCCGATGGTGTACGCCACCGTCCGCGAACTGCCGAACCTGCGCATCCGGGGCTTGATGACGATTCCACCCTTCCGCCCAAACCCGGAGGATGTACGTCCGTATTTCCGTCAACTGCGCGCATTACGCGACGAGTTGCGCGACCGCTTCCCGGACGATGCGTTATCGGAGTTGTCCATGGGGATGAGCCACGATTTTGAGGTCGCCATCGAGGAAGGCGCGACGCTCATCCGCGTCGGAACGGCCATCTTCGGCGCGCGATAG
- a CDS encoding site-specific DNA-methyltransferase yields MAELTIHFGDNLPVLQGLPSNSIDLIYIDPPFNTGKVQQRTQLATVRDENGDRTGFQGRRYRTIKLGTKAYPDIFDDYLAFLEPRLQEARRVLKADGSLFVHLDYREVHYVKVLLDVIFGRASFMNEIIWAYDYGARSKTKWPAKHDNILWYAKDPEHYQFHLEVCDRIPYMAPGLVGPEKAARGKTPTDVWWHTIVSPNGREKTGYPTQKPRGILDRIVKVHSRPGDLLLDFFAGSGSFGESAVRLGRRCILVDHHEEALRVMEKRFAEFQVAWVNWTPSRSCLSRAEDGRSDADERRAFLDGDLKIVAHPHGQLR; encoded by the coding sequence ATGGCGGAACTGACAATTCACTTCGGCGATAATCTGCCGGTTTTGCAGGGGCTTCCATCCAACTCGATTGATTTGATCTACATTGATCCGCCGTTCAACACCGGCAAGGTTCAGCAACGGACGCAACTGGCGACCGTCCGTGACGAAAATGGCGACCGGACGGGTTTCCAAGGCCGGCGATACAGAACCATCAAGCTTGGCACAAAGGCTTACCCCGACATCTTTGACGATTATTTGGCGTTTCTTGAGCCGCGCCTGCAGGAAGCGCGGCGCGTTCTCAAAGCCGACGGCAGTCTTTTTGTTCACCTTGACTACCGCGAAGTTCACTACGTCAAGGTGCTGTTGGATGTTATTTTCGGGCGCGCGTCGTTTATGAATGAAATTATCTGGGCGTACGATTATGGCGCGCGCTCAAAAACCAAGTGGCCGGCCAAGCACGACAACATTCTGTGGTATGCCAAGGACCCGGAGCATTACCAGTTTCATCTTGAGGTCTGCGATCGAATTCCCTACATGGCTCCGGGACTTGTCGGGCCGGAAAAAGCCGCCAGAGGGAAAACGCCGACGGATGTTTGGTGGCATACGATTGTCAGTCCGAATGGGCGTGAGAAGACCGGCTATCCAACCCAGAAGCCGCGGGGCATTCTGGACCGGATTGTGAAGGTTCACTCCCGTCCGGGCGACCTGCTGTTGGATTTTTTCGCCGGCAGTGGGTCATTCGGCGAATCGGCCGTGAGACTCGGACGCCGGTGCATCCTTGTGGATCATCATGAGGAGGCCCTGCGAGTGATGGAGAAGCGCTTCGCCGAGTTTCAAGTTGCGTGGGTTAACTGGACGCCAAGCCGTTCTTGTCTATCGCGCGCCGAAGATGGCCGTTCCGACGCGGATGAGCGTCGCGCCTTCCTCGATGGCGACCTCAAAATCGTGGCTCATCCCCATGGACAACTCCGATAA
- a CDS encoding purine-nucleoside phosphorylase, which yields MKDIYEKALEAAHFLRSKLPEIPEILVVLGSGLGAFADVLERPVTVDYRLIPHLPTSTVVGHYGRQVCGYLGDRCIAAMQGRFHFYEGYTLQQATFYLRIAKLLGIEKLILTNAAGGIDPSLKPGDLMLIEDHINLMAANPLQGLNDERFGPRFPDMTNAYDPAYRAIAQEEAARLGIPLKSGVYAALLGPSYETPAEIRMIRSFGAHAVGMSTVPETIVARHMGMRVLGISCITNSAAGILNQPINHDEVLEIGRQVTAHFVPLLKAIIARM from the coding sequence ATGAAAGACATCTATGAAAAGGCTCTGGAAGCCGCCCATTTTCTTCGTTCGAAGCTGCCGGAGATACCTGAAATTCTGGTGGTGCTCGGCTCCGGCTTAGGTGCGTTTGCGGATGTGCTGGAGCGCCCCGTCACCGTGGATTACCGGCTCATCCCGCACCTACCGACCTCAACAGTGGTCGGCCACTACGGGCGGCAGGTGTGCGGCTACCTCGGCGACCGGTGTATTGCGGCAATGCAGGGGCGGTTTCACTTCTACGAAGGCTACACTTTGCAACAGGCAACGTTTTATCTGCGTATCGCCAAGTTGCTCGGCATCGAGAAGCTGATTCTGACCAACGCCGCCGGCGGGATTGACCCATCGCTGAAGCCGGGTGACCTGATGCTGATCGAAGATCACATCAACTTGATGGCGGCCAACCCGCTGCAGGGCCTCAACGACGAACGGTTCGGCCCACGTTTTCCCGATATGACCAACGCCTATGACCCAGCCTATCGCGCAATTGCGCAGGAGGAAGCCGCACGGTTAGGTATTCCGCTCAAGTCCGGCGTCTATGCCGCGTTGCTGGGCCCAAGCTACGAGACGCCGGCGGAAATTCGCATGATTCGGAGCTTTGGCGCGCATGCCGTGGGGATGTCCACCGTCCCCGAAACCATTGTGGCGCGACACATGGGCATGCGCGTTTTGGGTATTTCCTGCATCACCAACTCGGCGGCCGGCATACTGAATCAGCCCATCAACCACGATGAGGTTCTCGAAATTGGCCGACAGGTGACGGCGCACTTCGTACCGCTGTTAAAGGCTATCATCGCGCGGATGTAA
- the thiO gene encoding glycine oxidase ThiO, with the protein MTPTSDVLIIGGGVIGLAIARALARDGLRVTVFERNAQPGGEASWAAAGMLAPQAEADAPGPLFDLCLRSRALYPAFVAALWEETRIDAELCPAGTLLLAEEEHEVAALQAKLAWQTAAGCHAEWLSPEDVQALEPLLKSVGALYLPDDWQVENRRLTQALIASATAAQVRIVCQCEGIALLVEHGRVAGVEMRDERWSAPVVVNAAGSWAARMSPALLRLPARVVRPIRGQMLALQMPLLTRLRHVVRTPRVYLVPRRDGRLIVGATVEDVGYEKQVTAGGVLALLAGATAAAPSLAQAALVETWAGLRPLAADDLPLIGGTDIEGLLCATGHYRNGILLTPITAEIVRCLVRGLPPPCDIAPFSPKRFYAPDVLCSSN; encoded by the coding sequence ATGACGCCGACCAGCGATGTACTCATCATCGGCGGCGGCGTCATCGGGCTGGCCATTGCGCGTGCGCTGGCGCGCGATGGTCTGCGTGTGACGGTGTTTGAACGCAACGCCCAGCCGGGCGGTGAAGCGTCGTGGGCGGCGGCCGGAATGCTGGCACCGCAGGCCGAAGCGGATGCGCCGGGGCCGCTCTTTGACCTCTGCCTCAGAAGTCGGGCGCTATATCCCGCTTTCGTCGCGGCGCTGTGGGAAGAAACTCGCATTGACGCCGAACTCTGTCCCGCCGGGACGCTCCTGTTAGCCGAGGAGGAGCACGAGGTCGCCGCCTTGCAAGCCAAGCTCGCTTGGCAAACGGCTGCAGGTTGTCATGCCGAATGGTTGTCTCCTGAGGATGTACAAGCGCTCGAACCCCTGCTGAAGAGCGTCGGGGCGCTTTATCTGCCGGATGACTGGCAGGTTGAAAACCGCCGTTTGACGCAGGCGTTGATCGCCTCGGCGACGGCCGCGCAGGTACGGATTGTGTGTCAGTGCGAGGGAATCGCACTGCTGGTTGAGCATGGGCGCGTTGCGGGAGTGGAGATGCGCGATGAACGCTGGTCGGCGCCGGTGGTCGTCAACGCCGCCGGGAGTTGGGCGGCGCGGATGTCGCCGGCGTTGCTGCGTCTGCCGGCGCGCGTGGTGCGCCCGATTCGCGGGCAAATGCTGGCCTTGCAGATGCCGTTGTTGACGCGGCTTCGGCATGTTGTGCGGACGCCGCGCGTCTATCTTGTGCCGCGTCGGGACGGCCGGCTCATCGTCGGCGCGACGGTTGAGGATGTCGGTTATGAAAAGCAGGTGACGGCTGGCGGTGTTTTGGCGCTGTTGGCGGGCGCGACGGCGGCGGCGCCGTCTCTGGCACAGGCGGCGCTGGTTGAAACCTGGGCTGGCTTGCGCCCTTTGGCGGCGGACGACTTGCCGCTGATTGGCGGAACAGACATTGAAGGGCTGTTGTGCGCCACTGGCCACTATCGGAACGGCATTCTGCTAACGCCGATTACGGCGGAAATCGTCCGCTGTCTGGTGCGAGGGTTGCCGCCGCCCTGCGACATCGCTCCGTTTTCGCCCAAACGGTTTTACGCGCCGGACGTGCTATGCTCGTCCAACTAA
- a CDS encoding BMP family ABC transporter substrate-binding protein, producing MRRTRLAGVLLIALAWIVVPGCGHTPRDEAGKLKVGLVFDIGGKDDKSFNAAAWEGAKRAKQELPIVLRYAEPGEPNNLEPCMRAFAERGYDLIIGVGFAQGPVLAAVAKEYPNLRFAIVDAVVDLPNVASLVFKEHEGSFLVGMMAARASKTGKIGFVGGMDIPLIRKFATGYEEGARYVNPNIVVLKNFVGITDAAWNNPGKGKELAKAQYEAGADVVFQAAGNSGIGVFDAAEENRKLAIGVDANQNWVKPGFVLTSMVKRVDVAVYTIIKQALERRFRAGLHAYGLENDGIGYALDEYNRPLVSEAMLREVEAAREKIIRGELRVTDYMANLK from the coding sequence GTGCGACGCACGCGGTTGGCCGGCGTGCTGCTGATTGCCTTAGCGTGGATCGTTGTGCCGGGATGCGGCCATACGCCTCGTGACGAGGCTGGCAAGCTCAAGGTCGGTTTGGTGTTCGACATCGGCGGCAAGGATGACAAATCGTTCAACGCCGCCGCATGGGAAGGAGCGAAACGCGCCAAACAGGAACTGCCGATTGTCCTGCGGTACGCCGAGCCAGGCGAGCCGAACAACCTTGAACCCTGTATGCGGGCGTTTGCCGAACGTGGCTACGACCTCATCATCGGCGTCGGTTTTGCCCAAGGGCCGGTTCTGGCGGCGGTGGCCAAGGAGTACCCCAACCTGCGCTTTGCCATTGTGGATGCGGTAGTGGATTTACCGAACGTCGCCTCGCTGGTCTTCAAGGAACACGAGGGCAGTTTCTTAGTCGGTATGATGGCGGCGCGGGCGAGTAAAACCGGCAAAATCGGCTTTGTCGGCGGTATGGACATCCCGCTCATTCGCAAGTTTGCGACCGGCTATGAAGAAGGCGCGCGTTACGTCAACCCGAACATCGTTGTTTTGAAGAACTTTGTCGGCATCACGGACGCTGCTTGGAACAATCCGGGCAAGGGCAAGGAACTGGCCAAGGCCCAGTATGAAGCCGGGGCCGATGTCGTCTTTCAGGCGGCTGGCAACTCCGGCATTGGTGTTTTTGACGCGGCGGAAGAAAACCGGAAGCTGGCGATTGGCGTGGACGCCAACCAGAACTGGGTCAAACCGGGTTTTGTGCTGACCAGTATGGTCAAGCGCGTGGATGTCGCGGTGTACACCATCATCAAGCAGGCGCTGGAACGGCGATTTCGCGCCGGGCTGCATGCTTACGGGTTGGAAAACGACGGCATCGGATACGCGCTTGACGAGTACAATCGTCCGCTTGTTTCTGAAGCCATGCTGCGCGAAGTTGAGGCGGCGCGGGAAAAAATCATCCGGGGTGAACTGCGCGTCACCGACTACATGGCGAACCTGAAATGA
- a CDS encoding DNA photolyase — protein MKLDATRRPRADMQAYLAAALAGCYEGEPTISPIEGGRTAAERQLNRFDARRYGSRNHVTRGHVSRLSPYIRHGVLTLREVRDTVFARFGRAGESIYKFVFELAWHQFWQEVYAELGDGIYTDIEDYKFSPPVWRETLPEDIARAETGLVCMDESLRELYTTGYMHNHARMWFAAYLIHHRKVHWTVGERLFFAHLLDGNPPPNALSWQWVASTFSSKPYYFNRQNVEKYTDGEWCRRCTAQCPFDRTYDELAAELFGET, from the coding sequence ATGAAGTTGGATGCGACACGCCGCCCCCGCGCCGACATGCAGGCGTATCTGGCCGCGGCCTTGGCCGGCTGCTATGAAGGCGAACCGACCATCTCGCCTATCGAGGGCGGCCGGACGGCCGCCGAGCGCCAACTCAATCGTTTTGACGCACGTCGGTATGGTTCGCGCAACCACGTCACACGCGGCCATGTTTCGCGATTATCACCTTACATCCGGCACGGCGTCCTAACGTTGCGCGAAGTGCGCGACACTGTTTTCGCCCGTTTTGGGCGGGCTGGTGAAAGCATCTACAAGTTCGTTTTTGAGCTTGCTTGGCATCAGTTCTGGCAGGAGGTGTACGCCGAACTGGGCGACGGAATTTACACCGACATTGAAGACTACAAGTTTTCACCCCCGGTCTGGCGGGAGACGCTGCCGGAGGACATTGCGCGCGCCGAAACCGGCTTGGTGTGCATGGATGAATCGCTCCGTGAGCTTTACACCACGGGCTACATGCACAACCATGCCCGCATGTGGTTCGCCGCTTACCTCATTCACCACCGGAAAGTTCACTGGACGGTCGGCGAGCGATTGTTTTTCGCGCATCTGCTGGATGGCAATCCCCCACCGAATGCGCTTTCTTGGCAGTGGGTGGCGTCAACCTTCTCCAGCAAACCGTACTACTTCAATCGGCAAAATGTTGAGAAATACACCGACGGTGAGTGGTGTCGCCGGTGTACAGCGCAGTGTCCGTTTGATCGAACCTACGATGAGTTGGCAGCTGAGTTATTTGGGGAGACGTAG
- a CDS encoding S41 family peptidase, with translation MSFKAKFVLVALSTALAVYAVVGGLLARRTSVVAKGNPYIQLKIFNEVVKHIANDYVDEPDLDKVRVGALRGLAEGLDPYCAYLSPEQVKRFKPETLTAVPFGMVVSKYAGFAYVVAVAPGSPAAQAGIKTGDFLEYVNTTATRDVSLYEVMEMLTSVPDGGAIEVTVLRPGLSKGEKHTLRPGPFQSPVVSRMETPDTGYLKVGLLVKGKTEQVIAAIRQLQQRGAQKLVLDLRESAHGELSEGVALASVFVPSGVLARTLGANNTVTTLTAQPGSLTFEGKLVVLADRSTAGPAELVAAAIRDNQRGEVVGEKTFGVGSEQRLFPLRDGSALLLTTVRYAPAVGKSLMEESVKPSVEVKVAAAEPVVPDLDADAPPPTEAPEEPKKVAPPMEDVILKRALEVLKGETKQAHRAAPKAVLPKAA, from the coding sequence ATGTCGTTCAAAGCCAAGTTTGTTCTGGTCGCGCTCTCAACGGCGCTCGCCGTCTATGCCGTCGTCGGCGGTTTACTAGCTCGGCGCACCAGCGTTGTAGCCAAGGGCAACCCCTATATCCAACTCAAGATTTTCAACGAAGTCGTCAAGCATATCGCCAACGACTATGTAGACGAGCCGGACCTCGACAAAGTGCGCGTCGGCGCATTACGCGGGCTAGCGGAAGGGTTGGACCCGTACTGCGCCTACCTTTCGCCGGAACAGGTAAAGCGATTCAAGCCGGAAACGCTGACGGCTGTGCCGTTCGGTATGGTGGTCTCGAAGTATGCAGGTTTTGCCTACGTGGTAGCCGTGGCACCGGGGTCGCCGGCGGCTCAGGCGGGCATCAAGACCGGCGACTTCCTAGAATACGTGAACACGACAGCCACCCGTGACGTCAGCCTTTACGAAGTCATGGAAATGCTGACTAGCGTTCCCGACGGCGGCGCAATCGAGGTGACGGTTTTGCGTCCGGGCCTTTCAAAGGGTGAGAAGCACACGCTCCGTCCCGGCCCGTTTCAATCGCCGGTGGTTTCACGGATGGAAACGCCCGACACCGGCTACCTCAAGGTTGGTTTGCTTGTCAAAGGCAAAACCGAGCAAGTCATCGCGGCGATACGCCAGTTGCAACAGCGCGGCGCCCAAAAGCTGGTGCTTGACTTGCGGGAGTCCGCCCACGGCGAGTTGTCCGAAGGCGTGGCGCTGGCGAGCGTTTTTGTCCCCTCCGGCGTCCTAGCGCGAACGCTTGGCGCAAACAACACCGTCACGACACTGACGGCGCAGCCGGGGAGTCTGACCTTTGAAGGGAAACTTGTCGTTTTGGCGGATCGCTCGACCGCTGGTCCGGCGGAGCTAGTGGCCGCCGCGATTCGCGACAACCAGCGTGGGGAAGTCGTTGGCGAGAAGACGTTCGGCGTCGGCTCGGAACAAAGGTTGTTCCCGCTGCGGGACGGCTCGGCGCTGCTGCTGACGACAGTTCGCTACGCTCCGGCTGTTGGGAAGTCGCTGATGGAGGAATCGGTCAAGCCGTCGGTGGAAGTTAAAGTCGCCGCCGCTGAGCCGGTTGTGCCAGACTTGGACGCCGACGCTCCGCCGCCGACGGAAGCGCCGGAGGAACCAAAGAAAGTCGCCCCACCGATGGAAGACGTGATCCTCAAACGCGCCCTGGAGGTGCTCAAAGGCGAGACCAAGCAAGCACACCGCGCCGCGCCGAAAGCTGTACTCCCCAAAGCGGCCTGA
- a CDS encoding VWA domain-containing protein produces the protein MRNRWLTVAWAAALCILSFGMFNALAQQPSSTSRPDETPVVKTTTNLVTLNVSVTDPQGRFVTGLDAEHFEVYEDNVKQNIEFFSDEDAPVSIGIIFDMSGSMRGRLNKSNVALRKFLDACHDEDEYFLVGFNNQAKLLVDYTPNPEKITGAVMLAEARGQTALYDAVYIGVEKLKEGRHGRRALIIISDGQDNSSRYTFRELRQLVREADVQIYAIGIATAFNDTSLDLQGRAILDEITRLTGGRAFFPNSQAELQEIITRIAVELRHQYGIGYTPTNLASVPAGGKSNEKQRWRKLKVKLNPPKGLPNLTVNAREGYYATFATE, from the coding sequence ATGCGAAACCGGTGGTTGACGGTCGCTTGGGCGGCGGCGTTGTGTATCCTGTCATTCGGCATGTTCAATGCGCTGGCGCAGCAGCCGTCTTCCACATCGCGCCCGGATGAAACGCCCGTCGTCAAAACAACGACCAACCTCGTCACGCTCAATGTGAGCGTCACTGACCCGCAAGGGCGTTTTGTGACCGGCCTCGACGCCGAACATTTCGAAGTTTACGAGGACAACGTCAAGCAAAACATCGAGTTCTTCAGCGACGAGGATGCACCAGTCTCCATCGGCATCATCTTTGACATGTCGGGCAGCATGCGCGGGCGGCTCAACAAGTCGAATGTTGCGCTGCGGAAATTTCTAGACGCCTGCCATGACGAGGACGAATACTTCCTTGTCGGTTTCAACAACCAAGCAAAGCTGTTGGTGGATTACACGCCGAATCCCGAAAAGATTACTGGCGCGGTCATGCTAGCTGAGGCGCGCGGTCAGACGGCGCTCTACGACGCTGTATATATCGGCGTTGAAAAGCTCAAGGAAGGTCGCCATGGTCGCCGGGCGCTGATTATCATCAGCGACGGACAAGACAACAGCAGCCGCTACACCTTTCGGGAACTGCGGCAACTGGTGCGCGAGGCTGATGTCCAGATTTATGCTATTGGCATTGCCACGGCGTTCAATGATACCTCGCTCGACCTCCAAGGGCGCGCTATTCTGGATGAAATCACACGGCTGACGGGCGGACGGGCGTTTTTCCCGAACAGCCAAGCCGAGTTGCAGGAAATCATTACACGGATTGCCGTTGAACTGCGTCACCAGTACGGCATTGGCTACACACCGACCAACTTGGCGTCTGTGCCCGCCGGCGGCAAATCAAATGAAAAGCAGCGGTGGCGCAAACTCAAAGTCAAGCTCAATCCGCCGAAAGGTCTTCCCAATTTGACGGTCAACGCCCGCGAGGGCTACTACGCCACATTCGCCACGGAATGA